The Lactuca sativa cultivar Salinas chromosome 2, Lsat_Salinas_v11, whole genome shotgun sequence genome includes a window with the following:
- the LOC128132114 gene encoding miraculin-like produces the protein MLKMKTLLLLLFSTISLSMGQPSPNQLRDLDGNLVRSGTKYYILPVIRGMGGGLIPASTRNESCPLDVVQANQEVNNGMPLTFTPVNPKKGVIRESTDLNIIFSAASTCIQSNVWMLEEYDGQLIVTSHGVAGNPGQETISNWFKIEKYEDHYKLVVCPTVCDICKPVCGNIGVVIAKNGSRRLAISEVPLKIMFKKA, from the coding sequence atGCTCAAGATGAAAACATTGTTACTACTTCTGTTCTCCACAATCTCGCTTTCAATGGGACAACCATCTCCAAATCAACTTCGAGACCTTGATGGGAACTTGGTACGTTCTGGTACTAAGTACTATATCTTACCTGTGATCCGAGGAATGGGTGGCGGCCTTATACCAGCCTCCACGAGAAATGAGTCATGCCCACTTGACGTTGTCCAAGCCAACCAAGAAGTCAATAATGGCATGCCTTTAACATTCACACCGGTGAACCCCAAGAAAGGTGTCATTCGGGAATCAACAGATCTCAACATTATATTCTCGGCTGCATCGACCTGCATTCAGTCGAATGTATGGATGCTTGAGGAGTACGATGGACAACTAATCGTAACAAGTCATGGAGTGGCGGGAAACCCTGGTCAGGAAACCATCAGTAACTGGTTTAAGATAGAGAAGTATGAGGATCATTACAAACTTGTGGTCTGCCCGACTGTATGTGACATTTGCAAGCCTGTTTGTGGAAATATTGGTGTTGTAATTGCTAAAAATGGAAGTAGACGTTTGGCTATTAGTGAAGTGCCTCTTAAGATTATGTTTAAGAAGGcataa
- the LOC111911705 gene encoding agamous-like MADS-box protein AGL62 produces the protein MMPRKTKGRQKIQMTRMAKESNLLVTFSKRRAGLFKKASELSILCGVEITIIVFSPGKKVFSFGHPSVEMIVDRFLSQNPPPSSSTSQLMDAHRNAKIHELNRQLTYVISQSEFEKNKSEHLSEIRKAGQDNHWWEAPIENLRLPELEQLKVAMEALKKNIGEQSKRHLVEAANSMPIVPISGSMGIAGDSVEDKGSGLGLSMTSHGVWPFQSLNQASSSRHLEIDGSNSRRF, from the coding sequence ATGATGCCCCGAAAGACCAAAGGTCGCCAAAAGATTCAGATGACAAGAATGGCGAAAGAAAGTAACTTATTGGTTACCTTCTCCAAACGTCGTGCTGGGCTTTTCAAGAAAGCAAGTGAACTAAGCATCTTGTGTGGGGTTGAAATCACAATCATCGTCTTTTCCCCAGGTAAAAAGGTGTTCTCCTTTGGCCATCCATCTGTTGAGATGATTGTTGATCGCTTCCTCTCACAAAATCCTCCACCAAGTTCTAGCACATCTCAACTTATGGATGCTCATCGCAATGCCAAAATCCACGAACTCAATAGGCAACTTACTTATGTAATTAGTCAATCCGAGTTTGAGAAGAACAAAAGTGAACACCTTAGCGAGATCAGGAAAGCAGGCCAAGATAATCACTGGTGGGAAGCTCCAATTGAGAACCTGAGATTACCAGAACTTGAGCAGTTGAAAGTAGCAATGGAGGCACTGAAAAAGAACATTGGAGAGCAGTCGAAAAGGCATCTGGTGGAGGCTGCAAACTCAATGCCAATTGTCCCAATCTCTGGTTCTATGGGGATAGCTGGGGACTCAGTTGAAGATAAAGGTTCTGGGCTTGGATTATCCATGACTTCACATGGAGTATGGCCATTTCAGTCGTTGAATCAG